A single genomic interval of Rhododendron vialii isolate Sample 1 chromosome 3a, ASM3025357v1 harbors:
- the LOC131319329 gene encoding protein NUCLEAR FUSION DEFECTIVE 4-like produces MAFSNDGSGGGRWVNTNSLAVQVVMGRWFMVFASFLIMSAAGATYMFGLYSDNIKDSLGYDQTTLNLLSFFKDLGANVGVLSGLINEVTPPWVVLSLGAVLNFFGYFMIWLAVTKKISTPQVWQMCLYICIGANSQAFANTGALVTCVKNFPESRGVVLGLLKGFVGLSGAIITQLYHAVYDDDPKSLILLIAWLPAVISFAFLRTIRIMKVIRQPNELKVFYNFLYISLGLAGFLMIIIIVQNQENFTQAEYGISAAAVFILLFLPLGIVIKEESDIRKGKKLQAITGSANQLKILTEKPNGEMAAQPYPSSSATNGAAITEVGAQALPTSQKQREADSCFQNVFRPPNRGDDYTILQALFSIDMLILFFTTICGVGGTLTAIDNLGQIGRSLDYPKKSISTFISLVSIWNYLGRVFSGFASEIFLTKYKFPRPLFLTLILLLSCIGHLLIAFDIPNGLYIASIIIGFSFGAQWPLLFAIISEIFGLKYYSTLYNFGAVASPIGGYILNVRVTGFLYDREGRRQLVASGADRKVGEDLNCNGVHCFKLAFIIITAVTVLGALVSVILVVRTRKFYRSDIYKKFRDEARAAEMEMALDGGGGEVVTVAGGAGGGTAGERKGG; encoded by the exons ATGGCGTTCTCCAACGACGGCAGCGGCGGTGGCCGTTGGGTTAACACGAACAGCCTCGCCGTACAAGTGGTGATGGGGCGGTGGTTCATGGTGTTCGCCTCCTTCTTAATCATGTCGGCTGCCGGCGCCACCTACATGTTTGGACTCTACTCCGACAACATCAAGGATTCCCTTGGCTATGACCAAACCACCCTCAATTTGCTCAGCTTTTTCAAGGACTTGGGTGCAAACGTCGGTGTTTTGTCCGGCTTAATCAACGAGGTCACGCCTCCGTGGGTGGTTCTTTCTCTGGGCGCGGTGCTCAATTTCTTCGG GTACTTCATGATTTGGCTTGCCGTCACGAAGAAAATATCCACACCCCAAGTGTGGCAAATGTGCCTATACATATGCATAGGAGCAAATTCCCAAGCCTTCGCCAACACTGGTGCTCTAGTCACGTGCGTCAAGAACTTCCCAGAGAGCCGCGGGGTCGTTCTGGGGCTCTTGAAGGGTTTCGTTGGACTCAGTGGAGCCATCATAACCCAGCTCTACCACGCTGTCTACGATGACGACCCCAAGTCCCTCATCCTCCTCATCGCCTGGCTCCCGGCGGTGATCTCCTTTGCTTTCCTCCGTACAATTCGAATCATGAAAGTGATCCGACAACCCAACGAGCTCAAAGTGTTTTACAATTTCCTATACATATCACTTGGACTTGCTGGATTTCTCATGATTATAATTATAGTACAGAACCAGGAAAATTTTACTCAGGCAGAGTATGGAATAAGCGCGGCGGCAGTGTTCATATTGCTCTTTCTGCCGCTGGGGATTGTGATTAAAGAGGAATCTGATATTCGGAAGGGGAAGAAATTACAAGCGATAACTGGATCAGCAAATCAGTTGAAAATCTTAACTGAGAAGCCGAATGGAGAAATGGCGGCTCAACCGTATCCGTCGTCATCTGCCACCAATGGTGCGGCAATCACTGAAGTAGGAG CTCAAGCACTTCCCACCTCACAAAAGCAACGAGAAGCAGACTCCTGCTTCCAAAACGTGTTCCGCCCACCAAACAGGGGCGACGACTACACCATCCTCCAAGCCCTCTTCAGCATCGACATGCTAATCCTCTTCTTCACAACCATCTGCGGCGTCGGCGGCACCCTCACCGCCATCGACAACCTCGGCCAGATCGGCAGGTCCCTCGACTACCCTAAAAAATCCATCTCCACCTTCATCTCCCTCGTATCCATCTGGAACTACCTCGGCCGCGTCTTTTCCGGTTTCGCCTCCGAAATCTTCCTCACCAAATACAAATTCCCCCGCCCCTTATTCCTCACCCTCATCCTCCTCTTGTCTTGCATCGGCCACCTCTTAATCGCCTTCGACATCCCCAACGGCCTCTACATTGCCTCAATCATCATTGGATTCTCCTTTGGTGCCCAATGGCCGCTCCTTTTCGCAATCATATCGGAGATATTCGGACTCAAGTATTACTCGACCCTGTACAATTTTGGAGCGGTGGCAAGCCCGATTGGAGGGTATATACTGAATGTTAGAGTTACAGGCTTTCTGTACGATAGAGAGGGTAGGAGACAACTGGTGGCATCGGGGGCTGATAGGAAGGTAGGGGAGGACTTGAACTGCAATGGGGTGCATTGTTTCAAGTTAGCTTTTATTATTATCACGGCGGTGACAGTTTTGGGGGCCCTTGTCTCGGTAATTTTGGTGGTTAGGACTAGGAAGTTTTATAGGAGTGATATTTATAAAAAGTTTAGGGACGAGGCACGGGCGGCAGAGATGGAGATGGCGTTGGATGGAGGTGGCGGGGAAGTGGTGACGGTGGCAGGCGGAGCTGGTGGCGGAACGGCGGGGGAGAGGAAAGGGGGGTAA